The DNA window AGCAGGGTCTTCCCTGTTCCGGGAGGGCCGTAGAGGAGGACTCCCTTCGGTGGATCTATGCCCAGGTGCCTGAACAGCTCAGGGTGCCTCAGTGGGAGCTCCACCATCTCCCTTATCCTCTGTATCGCATCCTTCAGTCCTCCTATGTCCTCATAGGTGACCCTGGGAACCTTCCTCTCCTCCGTGACGGGCTTCTCACTTATCTCTATCTCTGTATCGCCCTCAACCACCACAGCCTCCGCCACGGGGTTAACGGCTGTCACCACGAGATCTATCATGTTACCGAAGACGTTTATCGTCACCCTGTCCCCCCTAACGAGAGGTCTGCCCTCCAGAATCCTTTTGAGGTACTGCTCCCCTCCCAGCAGCTGTATCGGTTCCGTGGGTGAGAACACCACCTTCTTGGCGGGCTTGGCTGCCGCTTTCCTCACCCTCACCGTATCATCTATCGCCACGCCCGCGTTCCTTCTGATCTGTCCATCTATCCTTATTATCCCCTTACCGTAGTCGGATGGGTGAGCCGGCCAGGCCCTCGCTGCCGTCACTTTGGAGCCCTCTATCAGTATGACGTCTCCCGTGCTTATCCCCAGGGACTCCATGATCCTGGGATCAAGCCTCGCTATCCCCCTGCCCACGTCCTTGGGATGGGCCTCGGCTACCACGAGAGTCTCATGTTCCTTATTCCTTTGAGACATCCGATCACCTCCCAAAAAGAGAGGGATTTGGGGTTACTCTATCTTTACCTTGGTTCCCTCCTCCTTGATGGGCTGCTTGGGAGTG is part of the Candidatus Korarchaeota archaeon NZ13-K genome and encodes:
- a CDS encoding AAA family ATPase, giving the protein MSQRNKEHETLVVAEAHPKDVGRGIARLDPRIMESLGISTGDVILIEGSKVTAARAWPAHPSDYGKGIIRIDGQIRRNAGVAIDDTVRVRKAAAKPAKKVVFSPTEPIQLLGGEQYLKRILEGRPLVRGDRVTINVFGNMIDLVVTAVNPVAEAVVVEGDTEIEISEKPVTEERKVPRVTYEDIGGLKDAIQRIREMVELPLRHPELFRHLGIDPPKGVLLYGPPGTGKTLL